In Terriglobales bacterium, the genomic stretch GAGCGGGGCTCAGCAAGAAGCGCAGCTTCATACGCGCTTTATGGAGCTGTGATTTGGTCGTTCCCATTGAGCAGTCGAGAATGTCGGCGATCTCGTTGTGTTCGAAACCGTGCACATCGTGAAGGGTGAATACCATGCGATAACCTGGGGGCAGTTCGTCTATTGCTCTCTCCAGAGTGATGCGATCTATGGAGCCGCGCAGAACCCGGTCTTCAATCTGAAACTCTTGCCGCAACCTATGGTGCTGCGAGCCTTCATCCGAATAAGGGGAGGACCATTCTTCCAGCGGGGTCTCAACCGGGGTCTTCACTCGGAGTTGCATGAGTACGATGTTGACGGCCACCCGATGCAACCATGTCGAGAAAGTGGACTCCGACCGGAAGGTTTGCAGCTTTCGATGTACTTGCAAAAACACATCTTGTGTCAGGTCCTCGGCGGTTGTCACGTTGCGCGTCATCCTTAGACAAAGCCCAAATACGTGACGTTTGTGCGCGTGATAGAGCTGCTTAAATGCCTCGGCATCGCCCATCTGAGCTTTCTTGATAGTTTCTGAGGTCAACATTTCGGCGGCCCGCTTCGCTGGAGGTGGTCTCCTATTCAGAGACTGGAGCTTAAGATGAGCTCCAGAGTAGCTGGGTTGTAAGATTGTGGAGGTGATATGTTTATTTTATGAAACAGATAAGCCTCCTAGTGTGTTCACTATTGCACAGTTGGAAATGCCGAATATATTCGACTGTCGTGCCGAAGTGTCAGGCGTAATCGCTTCTTTGTCCCGTAGCGACGCGTCGTGACGAGATTGGTGGAGCAAGAAATTTTGCGCGGATCGGCGCGCCACACGTACAAGTATTGCTCATCGCTCGACGTTTCCACAGGGATGTCTCTCTGCGCGTTACGCGGCTCAGAAGACAGAGTCGCTTATCCGCCTGCGAAATACTGAGTAGAAAGGCTCACTTCGATCCAAAGTGGGAAACTCCACACAAACTATGACCAATTTTGTGTGACCGACATCACTGCGCTGATTGTCAGACAAAGATTAGTCTCCCAAAACAGTCACGTAACTGAGTAACTGTTGATCGACCTTGTTCAAGTGTGCACTTGTGAACAGATTCGTTACAAGCGGTTTGGTAAAAGGACTAACGCTTTGCAAGGTTCCACTGCGCAGCAGCAGTTAAGCCAAGA encodes the following:
- a CDS encoding sigma-70 family RNA polymerase sigma factor → MLTSETIKKAQMGDAEAFKQLYHAHKRHVFGLCLRMTRNVTTAEDLTQDVFLQVHRKLQTFRSESTFSTWLHRVAVNIVLMQLRVKTPVETPLEEWSSPYSDEGSQHHRLRQEFQIEDRVLRGSIDRITLERAIDELPPGYRMVFTLHDVHGFEHNEIADILDCSMGTTKSQLHKARMKLRFLLSPALREVPQSTSLKPRAEVFKSAFRTAPALQVA